A window of the Aspergillus flavus chromosome 6, complete sequence genome harbors these coding sequences:
- a CDS encoding putative MFS monosaccharide transporter, translating to MAGGMASQGISAKRAELAGGRVGWRGLVSSKKTFGIALFASLGGLVYGYNQGMFAQILTMRSFIDATQGYAEHTGTAQGMLTSILELGAWLGTLANGYLADALGRRVTVVVAVVVFCVGVIVQACTTNPDFVYAGRFVTGLGVGNLSMIVPLYNAELQAPPEIRGSLVAVQQLAITFGIMVSFWIGYGTNFIGGTGEGQSIAAWEIPVCIQILPALVLAVGMMLFMPQSPRHLMNQGREEECLQTVARLRDASVDDMLVRIEFLEMKALRMFEEETARKKYPQYQDGSFKSRFMIGVHDYMSLITDKSLFKRTTVACLIMVFQQWNGINAINYYAPQIFKDLELGGTTTSLLATGVAGIFEFVFTIPAVLWVDNIGRKKILIAGGIGMAVCHFIVAGIIGSYQHTFAEHKAPGWVAVVFVWIFIINFAYSWGPVAWIVVSEVYPLSMRAKGVSIGGSSNWLNNFAVGLSTSPFLSASNYGTFIFFGCITTIGVFWVWFLVPETKGRTLEEMDELFGSGGMAAEDEARKRRIEREIGLLALLGEEPEHPTDEKVVEKPTHVDNVSE from the exons ATGGCGGGTGGAATGGCCTCTCAAGGCATCTCTGCCAAGCGCGCAGAGCTTGCTGGAGGCAGAGTCGGATGGCGCGGGCTGGTCAGCAGCAAGAAAACGTTTGGTATTGCGCTGTTCGCCTCGCTGGGTGGTTTGGTCTACGGAT ATAACCAGGGAATGTTTGCCCAAATTCTTACCATGCGGTCCTTCATTGATGCG ACCCAAGGATATGCAGAACACACAGGTACCGCTCAGGGTATGCTCACCTCCATTCTTGAGCTAGGTGCCTGGTTGGGAACACTCGCAAATGGATATTTGGCCGACGCGTTGGGTCGCCGTGTGACCGTGGTTGTGGCCGTGGTCGTGTTCTGTGTGGGAGTCATTGTTCAGGCGTGCACTACGAACCCAGACTTCGTTTATGCTGGTCGGTTCGTCACCGGTCTGGGAGTCGGTAACCTGAGTATGATTGTCCCGCTTTACAACGCCGAGCTG CAGGCTCCCCCCGAAATCCGAGGATCTCTAGTCGCCGTTCAGCAATTGGCTATTACGTTCGGTATCATGGTCAGTTTCTGG ATTGGATATGGCACAAACTTCATCGGCGGAACGGGAGAGGGTCAGTCTATTGCCGCCTGGGAGATTCCCGTGTGCATCCAAATTCTTCCCGCGCTCGTTCTGGCGGTTGGCATGATGCTGTTCATGCCTCAGTCGCCGCGTCATTTAATGAATCAGGGCCGTGAAGAGGAGTGTCTACAGACCGTAGCGCGTCTGCGCGACGCCTCTGTCGATGATATGCTCGTGCGCATCGAATTCTTGGAGATGAAGGCGCTCCGCATGTTTGAGGAAGAGACGGCGCGGAAGAAGTATCCGCAGTATCAGGATGGGTCATTCAAGAGCCGTTTCATGATTGGGGTACATGATTACATGTCCCTCATTACGGATAAATCCCTGTTCAAGAGGACCACTGTTGCC TGTTTGATTATGGTCTTTCAGCAGTGGAATGGTATCAACGC GATCAACTACTATGC CCCACAAATCTTTAAGGATCTGGAGCTCGGCGGTACCACTACTTCATTGCTGGCCACTGGAGTAGCTGGTATCTTCGAGTTCGTCTTCACTATTCCAGCCGTTCTCTGGGTCGACAATATTGGtcgcaagaagatcctcattGCGGGTGGCATTGGTATGGCTGTTTGCCACTTTATTGTGGCTGGTATTATTGGATCATACCAACATACCTTTGCCGAGCACAAGGCTCCTGGATGGGTTGCTGTAGTATTTGTGTGGATTTTCATTATCAACTTTGCCTATTCATGGG GTCCTGTTGCCTGGATCGTGGTTTCGGAAGTCTACCCCCTGAGTATGCGTGCCAAGGGTGTTAGTATCGGTGGAAGCAGTAACTGG CTCAACAACTTCGCCGTGGGTCTTTCTACCTCCCCCTTCCTGAGTGCATCGAACTACGGTACATTTATCTTCTTCGGATGTATCACCACCATCGGTGTATTCTGGGTGTGGTTCCTGGTCCCCGAAACCAAGGGCCGTACCTTGGAAGAGATGGACGAACTCTTTGGCTCTGGGGGTATGGCCGCCGAAGATGAGGCCCGGAAGCGACGGATTGAGCGTGAGATTGGGCTCTTGGCTTTGTTAGGTGAGGAACCAGAGCATCCAACCGATGAGAAGGTGGTGGAGAAGCCTACCCATGTGGATAATGTGTCGGAGTAG
- a CDS encoding extracellular proline-serine rich protein (unnamed protein product), with protein MRFLLPFAIGLTPLASALSINKPGANSTYAAGSTVTVNWSTVDTDPTEISLYLWNFVSWPPSYVPLARNVPTADQSYSVQIPCDTNPEWGYQISAINGTNVYIIYAQGDRFTVSDPVNGTSCSDPVTPPPASTCGPTNAVSTVYVTVSPTGSSSRLIHHSSLGLPSSHLPQSTHALPAPSSTVTASSKYVKPGIVPKTIGWCSDYSHPVTLDKVPTPTAVPAGPNDAGHDTSSAVVTAAPSVVTGEAKVVTITTTVSVPAAPGDEQCLFV; from the coding sequence atgCGTTTTCTGCTCCCCTTTGCCATTGGGCTCACCCCCCTGGCTTCCGCCCTGAGCATCAACAAGCCGGGCGCCAACTCGACCTACGCCGCCGGATCTACCGTAACGGTCAACTGGAGTACAGTGGACACTGACCCCACCGAAATCAGCCTGTACCTGTGGAACTTTGTTTCCTGGCCTCCGTCTTACGTTCCTCTGGCTCGGAATGTGCCCACTGCCGATCAGTCATACTCGGTGCAGATCCCCTGCGACACCAACCCCGAATGGGGTTATCAGATCAGCGCCATCAACGGGACCAATGTCTACATTATCTACGCGCAGGGTGACCGGTTCACGGTCTCAGATCCTGTAAATGGCACCAGCTGTTCTGACCCCGTCACGCCACCCCCAGCTTCCACCTGCGGTCCCACCAACGCGGTGTCGACTGTTTATGTCACGGTGAGCCCTACCGGTTCCAGTTCCCGTCTGATTCATCATTCCTCCCTCGGCCTTCCTTCCAGCCACCTCCCGCAATCCACACACGCCCTTCCTGCTCCCTCCTCCACTGTCACTGCCTCTTCAAAATACGTGAAGCCCGGAATCGTGCCTAAGACTATTGGTTGGTGCTCAGACTACTCCCACCCCGTGACCTTGGACAAGGTCCCAACACCGACCGCGGTACCGGCTGGCCCCAATGACGCTGGACACGATACATCTTCGGCAGTGGTGACTGCTGCACCTAGTGTGGTCACTGGCGAAGCAAAGGTCGTGACGATCACTACTACGGTGTCCGTACCTGCTGCTCCGGGAGACGAACAatgtctttttgtttga
- a CDS encoding putative transmembrane protein 14, which translates to MAEHPSFTLAALLPVGGVAGYLRTRSAPSLIAGVGLGISYACSGYLIKQNKDYGTELALGNSLVLLGAGVSRTIKTRAKSPIPMALGATGLLASYYYQKKVREFRYGV; encoded by the exons ATGGCTGAACATCCTTCCTTTACTCTTGCTGCTCTTT TGCCTGTAGGGGGCGTTGCCGGATATCTGCGGACGCGCTCAGCACCTTCTTTGATCGCGGGAGTTGGGCTGGGAATTTCCTATGCGTGCTCAG GCTATCTGATCAAGCAAAATAAGGACTATGGCACCGAACTTGCCTTGGGAAACAGTCTAGTCCTGCTGGGCGCTGGTGTCTCCCGGACCATCAAGACTAGGGCGAAGTCGCCTATACCTATGGCCCTTGGTGCTACTGGCCTATTGGCGTCCTATTACTACCAGAAAAAGGTCCGGGAATTTAGGTACGGGGTCTAA
- a CDS encoding uncharacterized protein (expressed protein), with the protein MVWPGGGWSAGGNLGKALPGTSIGVTASEGPGAGHEIRVYVQHGNKDIVQKCWSVGQCWWSMDNVVDPTHLVAVLSQLHNLVVVAKFTSVSTGLAITPTSGTGAMTRAMNGKTIQGIDLAAICWSGTEVRMYYQAGNTPFGITEWQLGKGNHSVGGGTGQDLLPPA; encoded by the exons ATGGTTTGGC CGGGTGGCGGTTGGTCCGCAGGCGGAAACCTGGGGAAAGCGCTTCCTGGAACATCAATCGGAGTGACAGCCTCCGAGGGACCGGGTGCTGGTCACGAAATCCG TGTCTATGTGCAGCACGGCAATAAGGATATTGTCCAGAAATGCTGGAGTGTGGGACAGTGCTGGTGGTCAATGGATAATGTCGTGGATCCAACGCACCTAGTGGCTGTGCTATCACAGCTACACAATTTGGTAGTGGTGGCGAAGTTCACCTCCGTATCTACTGGACTGGCCATAACACCGACTTCTGGCACTGGTGCTATGACA AGGGCAATGAACGGGAAGACGATTCAAGGCATTGATCTAGCGGCTATATGCTGGTCCGGAACAGAGGTCAGAATGTACTACCAGGCTGGAAACACTCCCTTTGGTATCACGGAATGGCAGTTGGGAAAAGGTAACCATTCTGTTGGTGGGGGTACTGGACAAGACCTTTTGCCTCCTGCGTGA
- a CDS encoding CVNH domain-containing protein: MQLPQAIAILTLVASASAHAIRREEDKPKADFSRTCDKISVPKGGNHLEAECTRSNGEVLKSSLDLNFCIQHTYGGMEFHEDGHFYGNPGCTGCQVLKDSPNMLQCVCGTSQVGAFKKAELDLDIMVWNNDGLLQCYSRRADSV; this comes from the exons ATGCAACTGCCCCAGGCAATCGCTATCCTGACTCTGGTagcctccgcctccgctCATGCCATCCGTCGGGAAGAAGACAAGCCAAAGGCCGATTTTTCGAGGACCTGCGACAAGATTTCCGTTCCAAAGGGTGGCAACCACCTGGAAGCAGAGTGTACTAGGTCAAACGGGGAAGTTTTGAAAAGCTCTCTGGACCTGAATTTCTGCATCCAGCATACATATGGGGGTATGGAATTTCATGAGGA CGGCCATTTCTATGGAAACCCCGGATGTACTGGTTGTCAAGTTCTCAAAGATTCGCCAAATATGTTACAGTGCGTGTGTGGGACTTCACAGGTCGGTGCCTTCAAGAAGGCAGAGCTGGACTTGG ATATCATGGTGTGGAACAATGATGGTCTCCTGCAGTGCTATAGTCGCCGCGCGGACTCTGTCTGA
- a CDS encoding prokaryotic phospholipase A2-domain-containing protein, with protein sequence MKNIFVATLGLFAAISSALPYTTPVNDNPISALQARATTCSAKATDNLIFKVSMKTFQKARKAKNPSKCNWSSDNCSKSPDKPDGYNFIPSCQRHDFGYRNTKKQKRFTKAMKKRIDDNFKKDLYKYCSQFSGWSSWKGVECRRLADVYYTAVRHFGKRDEALEFDPEVEFEKRDEVADVQPDEFDNFDGSEVDPDIEGQVIPEVLEDDGVDVENLDDIENL encoded by the coding sequence ATGAAGAACATCTTCGTTGCCACTTTGGGCCTGTTCGCCGCAATTTCGTCTGCCTTGCCCTACACAACCCCTGTCAATGACAATCCCATCTCTGCTTTACAAGCACGCGCGACAACATGCTCGGCCAAGGCCACGGATAACCTCATCTTCAAGGTCTCCATGAAGACCTTCCAGAAGGCGCGCAAGGCCAAGAACCCCTCCAAGTGCAACTGGTCATCGGACAACTGCTCCAAGTCACCCGATAAGCCCGATGGATACAACTTCATCCCCAGCTGCCAAAGACACGATTTCGGCTACCGGAAcacgaagaagcagaagcgcTTCACAAAGGCCATGAAGAAGCGCATTGACGACAACTTCAAGAAGGATCTCTACAAGTACTGCAGCCAATTCTCGGGCTGGAGCTCATGGAAGGGAGTGGAGTGCCGTCGCCTTGCGGATGTCTACTATACTGCTGTCCGCCACTTTGGCAAGCGTGATGAAGCGCTTGAGTTTGACCCTGAGGTTGAGTTCGAGAAGCGTGATGAGGTGGCCGATGTCCAGCCTGACGAATTCGATAACTTTGACGGTTCTGAAGTTGACCCTGATATCGAGGGCCAGGTCATTCCCGAagttcttgaagatgatggagtgGATGTGGAGAACCTCGACGATATTGAAAACCTGTAG